One Alphaproteobacteria bacterium LSUCC0396 genomic region harbors:
- a CDS encoding flagellin, whose product MTVINTNMGALHARQYSARAELFVNKALERLSSGKRINQAADDAAGLAVASKMTSQMLGMRAAVRNTQDGISLVQTAESGIKSISNMLLRIRELAVQMENGVYTSRDRDNAQMEANALMQQIDKIAETSKFNGVNLLDGSYNKQIRAGNTNAEVINVYIDNMATTNIAKIEAFANEKAVNGVSNAAGNQQVTSFEAGQVSVNTSLFSDAFKEIFKDDGLGSFDFTSTASTGGDNTLFNIDKKTGEITSKAALDFENPTDTAGSGSAAGNNIYDIEVTYNARDGSSHIEVIHLTIANKADSYLSNVDLTSPVTAARSIELLDKALIEASASQSKLGALQNRMQYTINNLTQAAMHTEMALGRIVDADFSNETMMLAKHQILSQAATAMLAQANKSKQSVLALLQ is encoded by the coding sequence ATGACGGTAATAAACACCAATATGGGTGCGCTTCATGCACGCCAATATTCGGCGAGAGCTGAGCTCTTTGTGAACAAAGCGCTGGAGCGTCTTTCTTCCGGAAAACGTATAAATCAAGCCGCCGACGACGCGGCTGGGCTTGCTGTTGCAAGCAAGATGACGAGCCAAATGCTCGGTATGAGAGCAGCTGTTCGGAACACTCAAGACGGCATCTCTCTTGTACAAACAGCAGAGAGTGGCATCAAATCCATAAGTAATATGCTTCTCCGCATTAGAGAGCTTGCGGTTCAGATGGAAAATGGCGTTTATACATCACGAGATCGTGATAATGCTCAAATGGAAGCAAATGCTTTGATGCAGCAAATTGATAAAATTGCTGAAACATCAAAATTTAACGGGGTCAACTTGCTTGATGGCAGCTACAACAAGCAAATCAGAGCTGGTAATACCAATGCTGAGGTAATCAACGTTTATATTGATAACATGGCTACAACTAATATTGCGAAAATAGAGGCTTTTGCGAACGAGAAAGCTGTTAACGGTGTTTCTAATGCTGCTGGAAATCAACAGGTTACTTCATTTGAAGCAGGACAAGTATCTGTAAATACATCACTGTTCAGCGATGCATTCAAAGAGATTTTCAAAGATGACGGCCTTGGGAGTTTTGATTTTACTTCAACCGCTTCAACGGGAGGGGATAACACGCTCTTCAATATTGACAAAAAAACAGGTGAAATTACGAGTAAAGCAGCTTTAGATTTTGAAAACCCTACAGATACGGCTGGGAGCGGATCCGCTGCTGGCAATAATATTTATGACATTGAAGTAACATACAATGCGCGGGACGGTAGTTCTCACATAGAAGTCATTCACCTGACAATCGCCAATAAAGCCGACTCTTACCTATCAAATGTGGATCTGACCAGCCCCGTAACAGCAGCGCGCTCAATCGAATTGCTCGACAAAGCGCTGATCGAGGCTTCCGCCAGCCAATCTAAGCTTGGGGCTTTGCAAAACCGTATGCAATACACAATCAATAATCTGACGCAAGCGGCCATGCACACCGAAATGGCACTTGGAAGAATTGTGGATGCGGATTTCTCTAATGAAACGATGATGTTAGCAAAACATCAGATTTTATCTCAAGCTGCTACAGCCATGCTAGCGCAGGCCAATAAATCAAAACAAAGTGTCTTAGCACTTTTACAATAG
- a CDS encoding flagellin, protein MTVINTNVGALMARTYATKANEKMSRSMERLSSGQRINSAADDAAGLAVANKMESQQRGISMAMRNSRDGVSLVQTAESAMTEITNMVLRMRELAIQMDNGVYTGTDRDNAQLEINALLAEIDKIAENTRFNDVKLLDGSYDQTIRAGNTNAETTRITLNSMFIKDTGAGAGATLSTEFATGPVATGPAQFTTDFAEALSNQLGIEATDYGSLNATDSEAVLSNIVSSDDFGHHGDNILLLKDNISAVGYTYAAVSITDSQWLQVSSNLTLTKKLYEEIASLDPLNSVSYLDAVAQIRSNLADLEVERSRYIGSLFHSNEIDHKGVHVEGLSNNKYAEILNVYSDPATRQSITGEIAAIEVDFHELAKTLHDPLSCRHCIAKAAAGGDSAAAAGGSEGVSPGGDVWAAANASVSAAGSSSATAASPSSNAVSPLIKGSKWTNVGDDSSAAGGANNLSYSYWDGTTNYSASDPVAGTKTTLDSHATGTNNQTAHDKIFELWDAVAPFSLDKITESGNAGAIGDLRVAVTDSMPGGAAAFAYYPSSSPVGGDIYYGQTQVMGTPTDTDFVEGEYNWVTALHEIGHALGLSHPFDGGSSDGSKLDLNLDGQRNTVMTYVQRDRNRRIYMNGSTATTGGLINISTPGLLDIEAIEHLYGSTNWSHNASNTTYGSGAGSDAFDNNYESIRVISDSGGTDTLDASGVTATGSIIDLTPGTYSSINYYATDALKIASLTSDANQIAFFENYISQQNALASASSSKYQAFTRSALYRGQENVGIAHNTWIENAIGGDGADTITGNNKGNEITGNDGNDIIDGSGGTDVSIYSEAYANYSISSSGGTVTVSHTGGSADEGTDTLKNIEYIKFLDGYYDVATATWNNGGTVPGLTGSETGGKTGGVANGASAINIAGMTLEDIKIQSAADAQAAVLILDKSLEQISAGRAKLGAVSNRLAHNLDNQTQASMMSQQARGRVVDTDMAVESTALAQEMILAQAAQQAINMARQRQLTVLALLET, encoded by the coding sequence ATGACAGTAATTAATACAAATGTTGGCGCCTTAATGGCAAGAACCTATGCGACCAAGGCAAATGAAAAAATGTCTCGGTCGATGGAGCGTCTGTCATCTGGGCAGCGCATCAACAGTGCTGCTGATGATGCTGCAGGGTTGGCTGTGGCCAATAAGATGGAAAGCCAACAGCGCGGCATAAGCATGGCCATGCGGAACTCGAGGGACGGGGTGTCTCTTGTTCAAACCGCAGAAAGTGCAATGACCGAAATCACCAATATGGTCCTAAGGATGCGCGAGCTTGCAATCCAGATGGACAACGGTGTGTACACAGGTACGGACCGAGATAATGCCCAGTTGGAAATTAATGCGCTTCTCGCTGAAATAGACAAAATTGCAGAAAATACTCGGTTCAATGACGTAAAATTGCTTGATGGCTCATATGACCAAACAATTAGAGCTGGTAATACGAATGCTGAGACAACCCGGATCACCCTTAACAGCATGTTTATTAAAGATACGGGTGCAGGTGCGGGCGCCACTTTATCGACAGAGTTCGCAACAGGACCTGTAGCTACAGGCCCTGCTCAATTTACGACAGACTTTGCAGAAGCACTTTCTAATCAATTAGGTATTGAAGCCACTGATTATGGTTCCCTTAACGCAACCGATAGTGAGGCTGTTTTATCAAATATCGTAAGCAGTGATGACTTTGGGCACCATGGCGATAACATTCTTTTGCTCAAGGATAACATAAGTGCTGTGGGGTATACTTACGCGGCTGTGTCAATTACCGACAGCCAATGGTTGCAGGTTTCATCGAATCTTACTTTAACAAAAAAGCTTTATGAGGAAATAGCCTCTCTCGATCCATTGAACTCGGTGAGCTACTTGGACGCTGTTGCACAAATCCGTTCAAATCTTGCGGATTTAGAGGTGGAGCGGTCTCGTTACATCGGGTCTTTATTTCATTCAAATGAAATCGACCACAAGGGTGTCCACGTTGAGGGGCTGTCTAACAACAAATATGCTGAAATTTTGAATGTTTACTCGGATCCGGCAACTCGTCAGTCAATAACCGGCGAAATAGCCGCTATTGAGGTTGATTTTCATGAGCTGGCAAAAACTCTTCATGATCCTTTGAGCTGTCGGCATTGTATCGCGAAAGCAGCTGCCGGAGGTGATAGCGCGGCAGCAGCTGGCGGTTCCGAGGGCGTCAGCCCCGGTGGTGATGTATGGGCAGCTGCTAATGCATCAGTTTCGGCAGCAGGATCGAGCTCGGCAACAGCCGCATCACCGTCCAGCAATGCTGTAAGTCCTCTGATTAAAGGTTCTAAATGGACTAACGTTGGCGATGATAGCTCAGCTGCCGGTGGGGCAAACAATTTGTCTTACTCGTATTGGGATGGCACTACAAATTATTCTGCTAGTGACCCCGTTGCTGGCACCAAAACAACATTAGACAGCCACGCCACTGGAACCAACAACCAAACAGCACACGATAAAATATTTGAACTTTGGGACGCAGTGGCACCATTCTCATTAGATAAAATTACAGAATCTGGTAATGCAGGAGCAATTGGTGACTTGAGAGTTGCTGTCACTGACTCTATGCCTGGTGGGGCTGCAGCTTTTGCTTATTACCCTAGTAGTTCTCCTGTTGGTGGTGATATCTATTATGGCCAAACACAAGTTATGGGTACGCCAACCGATACTGACTTTGTGGAGGGGGAGTATAATTGGGTGACTGCTTTACATGAAATCGGACATGCTTTGGGTCTGAGCCACCCCTTTGATGGTGGGAGTTCTGACGGAAGCAAGTTAGACTTAAATCTCGATGGTCAACGGAATACTGTTATGACCTATGTCCAGCGAGATCGGAATAGAAGAATTTATATGAATGGCTCAACAGCAACTACCGGTGGGCTGATCAACATTTCTACACCGGGCCTGCTTGATATTGAGGCTATAGAACATCTCTATGGCAGCACTAATTGGTCACATAACGCTTCCAATACAACTTATGGCAGTGGCGCAGGATCGGATGCTTTCGATAACAACTATGAGTCTATAAGAGTTATCTCTGATAGTGGCGGCACAGATACTCTAGACGCAAGTGGTGTGACTGCGACTGGGAGCATTATTGACCTTACTCCTGGAACTTATTCGTCGATCAATTATTATGCCACTGATGCGTTAAAGATTGCATCATTGACCAGTGATGCAAATCAAATTGCTTTCTTTGAGAACTATATAAGCCAACAAAATGCTTTAGCCTCGGCTAGTAGTTCAAAATATCAAGCATTTACAAGATCAGCACTATATAGAGGCCAGGAAAATGTTGGGATAGCGCACAACACGTGGATTGAGAATGCAATTGGTGGCGATGGCGCTGACACCATAACTGGTAATAACAAAGGGAACGAAATTACTGGCAACGACGGTAATGACATCATTGATGGCAGTGGTGGCACTGACGTTTCTATTTATTCTGAGGCGTACGCAAATTATTCGATTTCGTCTTCTGGCGGAACTGTTACTGTTTCACATACAGGTGGTTCCGCAGATGAGGGTACCGATACACTGAAAAATATCGAGTATATTAAGTTCTTGGATGGTTACTATGATGTTGCAACGGCGACATGGAATAACGGCGGCACTGTCCCTGGTTTGACTGGCTCGGAGACAGGTGGAAAGACCGGCGGGGTTGCCAACGGTGCAAGTGCCATAAATATCGCAGGCATGACGTTAGAAGATATCAAAATACAGTCCGCAGCTGATGCTCAAGCTGCAGTTTTGATATTAGACAAATCACTTGAGCAAATTTCTGCGGGGCGGGCAAAGCTTGGTGCTGTGAGTAATCGTTTGGCGCATAATCTTGACAACCAAACACAAGCTTCGATGATGTCTCAACAGGCGAGGGGTAGGGTTGTTGATACTGATATGGCTGTCGAGTCTACTGCGCTGGCCCAAGAAATGATATTAGCTCAAGCGGCTCAGCAGGCTATCAATATGGCGAGGCAAAGACAGCTCACAGTTTTGGCTTTATTGGAGACATGA
- a CDS encoding flagellin, producing the protein MTVINTNSAALMARAYGEKANQNMLKPIERLSSGLRINSASDDAAGLVVSNKMTANIKDYDMAVRNSVDMISLLATAESALAQINQIQSRLMELAIQSANGVYTQQDRDSMEMELYGLVAEIDRIALNTKFSETNLLDGSFEVSGSSARDILPVSLSEFSTSTVGRYWATDSFENSNFATQGPVTNISATENRFPGWAVFNERVRLGKGATPGTTSIGGYNAPIDPTPNPHQNITGVNGSGNPATGLDDEAAITGTGSRATELGTANTTGFAFDATGGIKLFSSNVWTENDPYSVVHGPYLISQEAKEITAGDVVKFDWKSAGTDDAASIYAYLLDVDTGDTIELIDYTQSSANQTTPWATKSTNITRTGNYQFVFISGSYDATGGTKLGAAMYVNNIIIDRNRLPASMQHLVSQISVQSEAEAKNATDVLSYSIEQTGFTRAILGATINRYQSSIEGALVRGADMRKARSRVMDAEYTIETSKLAKQQILAQASMAMLAQANASKDAVLELIR; encoded by the coding sequence ATGACTGTAATTAACACAAACTCTGCTGCATTGATGGCGAGAGCCTATGGGGAAAAAGCAAATCAAAATATGCTGAAACCCATTGAAAGGCTGTCCTCCGGGCTGCGCATTAACAGCGCGTCTGATGACGCTGCCGGTTTGGTTGTTTCCAACAAAATGACTGCCAATATAAAAGACTATGATATGGCCGTCAGGAACAGTGTTGATATGATAAGTCTTCTGGCCACTGCCGAGTCGGCTCTGGCTCAAATCAATCAAATACAGTCCAGGTTGATGGAACTTGCAATTCAGTCCGCGAATGGCGTCTACACGCAGCAAGATAGAGACTCAATGGAAATGGAATTATATGGTCTAGTTGCAGAAATTGATCGGATTGCGTTGAATACTAAATTCAGTGAGACGAATCTCCTTGATGGGTCTTTTGAGGTTTCAGGCAGCTCCGCTCGTGATATTTTGCCCGTTAGTCTGAGCGAATTTTCTACTTCTACTGTCGGTCGCTATTGGGCGACAGATAGTTTTGAAAATAGTAACTTTGCGACACAAGGCCCTGTTACAAATATAAGTGCAACAGAAAATAGGTTTCCGGGCTGGGCGGTTTTCAACGAGCGCGTGCGCCTTGGTAAAGGGGCTACTCCGGGGACAACTTCCATTGGGGGTTATAACGCTCCCATCGACCCGACACCGAACCCGCATCAGAATATCACTGGAGTTAATGGTAGTGGCAACCCGGCCACTGGCCTAGATGACGAAGCTGCCATTACCGGAACTGGCAGTCGAGCAACTGAGTTGGGTACAGCTAACACAACGGGTTTTGCTTTTGACGCAACAGGTGGAATTAAACTGTTTTCTTCAAATGTATGGACAGAAAATGATCCATATTCTGTTGTGCATGGTCCGTATCTAATCTCTCAAGAAGCCAAGGAGATCACTGCTGGTGACGTAGTAAAATTTGACTGGAAGTCTGCCGGTACAGATGACGCTGCTTCGATTTATGCATATCTTTTAGATGTAGATACTGGCGATACGATTGAGCTAATTGATTATACTCAATCAAGCGCTAACCAAACAACTCCATGGGCGACCAAGTCTACAAATATAACCAGAACCGGCAATTATCAATTTGTATTTATTTCTGGAAGCTATGATGCAACTGGCGGTACGAAGCTTGGGGCAGCAATGTATGTAAATAATATTATTATCGATAGAAATCGACTCCCCGCCTCAATGCAACACCTTGTCTCGCAAATTTCAGTTCAAAGCGAAGCTGAGGCAAAAAATGCAACTGATGTATTGAGTTATTCAATCGAACAAACTGGTTTTACTCGAGCAATACTTGGCGCAACTATTAATCGATATCAAAGTTCAATCGAGGGAGCCCTGGTGCGGGGGGCAGACATGCGTAAAGCTAGGTCTCGAGTAATGGACGCTGAATACACAATTGAAACTTCAAAATTGGCTAAACAGCAAATTTTGGCACAAGCATCCATGGCAATGTTAGCGCAAGCTAACGCATCAAAAGATGCTGTATTAGAACTCATAAGATAA
- a CDS encoding flagellin: MTVINTNVGALMARTYATKANDKMQTSMERLSSGLRINSAADDAAGLAVANKMSSQLSGIKMAIRNSQDGISLVQTAESGMSEITNMILRMRELAVQMENGIYTAKDRDNAQLEVNALLAEIDKIATNTRFNDVKVLDGSYDQTVRAGNTNAETIRVSVGSMKTADNAKLTSYAVEKATFVATKSAVATTNATAMSLTVNATTSAQINTLSLADSAFKEVFKGDSLGEFALTGAGSTNDLFTIDAKTGELTSKAAIANTTTHEGTITFTYTPRTINGVAGQAHSFTISLSVANGQTSSLSGIKVENTVNAGHAIESLDKALEEVSTAQAKLGAIQNRLSHNIDNLSKSSMLTEQSVGRIIDADFATETSELSKQQILAQAATSMLAQANQSKQSVLALLQ; this comes from the coding sequence ATGACTGTAATTAACACCAACGTTGGCGCTTTAATGGCGCGTACATACGCGACCAAAGCCAACGACAAAATGCAAACATCCATGGAGCGGCTATCTTCTGGCTTGCGCATTAACAGTGCGGCAGATGATGCTGCTGGTTTGGCTGTGGCGAATAAGATGTCTAGTCAGCTTAGTGGCATTAAGATGGCTATCCGGAACTCACAGGACGGGATCTCTCTTGTTCAGACGGCTGAGAGCGGCATGAGTGAGATCACAAACATGATCTTGCGTATGCGTGAACTTGCCGTGCAGATGGAAAACGGTATCTATACTGCAAAGGACCGTGATAATGCCCAACTGGAAGTAAACGCGCTTCTAGCCGAAATTGATAAGATCGCGACCAATACCCGTTTCAATGATGTGAAGGTTCTGGATGGATCATATGATCAGACCGTTCGTGCTGGTAACACAAATGCTGAGACCATACGGGTTAGTGTGGGATCCATGAAAACAGCTGATAATGCCAAGTTGACATCATATGCAGTTGAAAAAGCTACGTTTGTAGCTACCAAATCTGCTGTTGCAACCACGAATGCAACTGCTATGTCATTGACTGTTAATGCAACTACGTCTGCTCAAATTAATACCCTGTCCTTAGCTGACTCAGCTTTCAAAGAGGTATTTAAAGGTGACTCTCTTGGAGAGTTTGCACTGACTGGAGCTGGCTCAACAAACGATCTTTTTACCATTGACGCAAAGACTGGTGAATTGACATCAAAGGCAGCCATTGCCAATACCACTACTCACGAAGGCACAATTACATTTACTTACACGCCACGTACAATTAATGGCGTCGCTGGCCAAGCACATAGCTTTACCATAAGTTTAAGTGTTGCCAATGGCCAAACCTCATCGCTTTCTGGCATCAAGGTTGAAAACACTGTTAATGCTGGCCATGCGATTGAGAGTTTGGATAAGGCACTAGAAGAAGTTTCTACTGCACAGGCGAAGCTTGGTGCGATCCAGAACAGGCTTTCGCACAACATTGATAACTTATCAAAGAGCTCAATGCTGACTGAGCAGTCAGTGGGACGTATTATTGATGCTGACTTTGCAACAGAAACATCTGAACTCTCAAAGCAGCAGATCTTGGCGCAAGCGGCGACGTCAATGCTGGCTCAGGCCAACCAATCTAAACAATCGGTGCTAGCACTGCTTCAGTAA
- the flgL gene encoding flagellar hook-associated protein FlgL yields MRVSNKLFNEQQVRAFQTLRSDMQDIQEKIASGKKINRASDDPMGAVNLSAAKEQKSLIDQFTKNSDVAFMRLDLTDKTLDEMTSVLTRITELSATAGNGIYDGFGHQAILQEIKQLSEVALGLANTSDSLGRPLFAGRSNVEVPFTKNVDGSISYNGDRGQHSVQISESMTTATGIDGGSAFMRVETENGRRSVFDIIQSAMNSIETAAQIKGQATGGNKTRLDFTLPSKMETWSFTLSGNKGSAKITADIARDNLGALVTEINRFTSQTSVSAAIDAATGDMILTDITEGEIKIEDISISGQDRASEKLTSYVAFTKLDGSLAAVSPTVKLTDRDQLVAYNVSAMKAAMESIANQRSAVASQMSKNEMQRDVLESRKLIVERDVSALNDTDLAEMITKLQGQMTNLEAAQAAFSKIGQQSLFDYLR; encoded by the coding sequence ATGCGTGTTAGCAATAAATTATTCAACGAGCAGCAGGTAAGAGCGTTTCAGACTTTGCGTTCTGACATGCAAGATATTCAAGAAAAGATTGCATCCGGTAAAAAAATTAACCGAGCATCTGATGACCCAATGGGAGCGGTTAATTTATCTGCTGCAAAGGAGCAAAAATCGTTAATAGACCAATTTACAAAAAATTCAGACGTTGCCTTTATGCGACTTGATCTCACCGATAAAACGCTTGATGAAATGACATCGGTATTAACACGAATAACTGAGCTATCGGCCACAGCTGGTAACGGGATCTATGATGGTTTTGGCCATCAAGCAATATTACAAGAGATAAAGCAGTTATCAGAGGTAGCCCTCGGCTTGGCAAACACGTCAGATAGTCTGGGCAGACCACTTTTTGCTGGCAGAAGTAATGTTGAAGTGCCCTTCACAAAGAATGTAGACGGATCAATTAGCTATAATGGCGACCGCGGTCAGCATTCTGTTCAAATTTCTGAGAGCATGACAACAGCCACTGGCATTGATGGTGGATCTGCCTTTATGCGCGTGGAAACTGAGAATGGCCGACGTTCAGTCTTTGATATTATTCAATCAGCTATGAACTCAATTGAGACTGCTGCCCAAATCAAAGGGCAAGCAACTGGTGGTAACAAGACAAGACTTGATTTCACGCTCCCTTCAAAAATGGAGACTTGGTCTTTTACCCTTTCAGGAAATAAAGGCTCGGCAAAAATTACTGCGGATATCGCGAGGGACAACCTTGGTGCTCTAGTCACAGAAATTAATAGATTTACAAGTCAGACCTCGGTCTCTGCAGCGATAGATGCTGCAACAGGAGACATGATATTGACAGATATCACCGAGGGTGAGATCAAAATTGAAGACATTTCTATTTCTGGGCAGGACAGGGCATCTGAAAAATTAACATCATATGTTGCCTTTACCAAACTTGATGGGTCTTTGGCTGCGGTGTCACCAACGGTTAAACTGACGGACCGCGATCAATTAGTTGCCTATAACGTAAGCGCGATGAAGGCTGCGATGGAGTCTATTGCAAATCAGAGGAGTGCAGTTGCATCTCAAATGAGTAAAAATGAGATGCAAAGAGATGTGCTGGAAAGCCGAAAATTGATTGTGGAACGGGATGTATCTGCATTGAATGACACAGATCTTGCGGAGATGATAACGAAGCTACAAGGTCAAATGACAAATTTAGAGGCTGCACAGGCAGCTTTTAGTAAAATTGGCCAGCAAAGCTTATTCGATTATCTGAGATGA
- a CDS encoding flagellin: MTVINTNVGALMARTYATKANDKMQTSMERLSSGLRINSAADDAAGLAVANKMSSQLSGIKMAIRNSQDGISLVQTAESGMSEITNMILRMRELAVQMENGIYTAKDRDNAQLEVNALLAEVDKIATNTRFNDVKVLDGSYDQTVRAGNTNAETIRVSVGSMKTADNAKITGFVKNRAVVQSATSVTSTGAATGIKVTMGTTKASTVEIDTSIFSTAFKEAFKSDSLGTFKVSGGTAANFSIDAKTGKLTSTTAMAANTYTFNVVYTPRTGSAHTEQISLIASAASEATLADIKVETTANATHAIESLDKALEEVSTAQAKLGAIQNRLSHNIDNLSKSSMLTEQSVGRIIDADFATETSELSKQQILAQAATSMLAQANQSKQSVLALLQ, translated from the coding sequence ATGACTGTAATTAACACCAACGTTGGCGCTTTAATGGCGCGTACATACGCGACCAAAGCCAACGACAAAATGCAAACATCCATGGAGCGGCTATCTTCTGGCTTGCGCATTAACAGTGCGGCAGATGATGCTGCTGGTTTGGCTGTGGCGAATAAGATGTCTAGTCAGCTTAGTGGCATTAAGATGGCTATCCGGAACTCACAGGACGGGATCTCTCTTGTTCAGACGGCTGAGAGCGGCATGAGTGAGATCACAAACATGATCTTGCGTATGCGTGAACTTGCCGTGCAGATGGAAAACGGTATCTATACTGCAAAGGACCGTGATAATGCCCAACTGGAAGTAAACGCGCTTCTAGCCGAAGTTGATAAGATCGCGACCAATACCCGTTTCAATGATGTGAAGGTTCTGGATGGATCATATGATCAGACCGTTCGTGCTGGTAACACAAATGCTGAGACCATACGGGTTAGTGTGGGATCCATGAAAACAGCTGATAATGCCAAAATCACTGGGTTTGTGAAGAATAGAGCAGTTGTTCAATCAGCCACCAGTGTTACTTCGACAGGTGCTGCCACTGGTATTAAAGTGACGATGGGAACTACTAAAGCATCGACAGTGGAAATTGACACAAGCATCTTTAGTACAGCTTTTAAAGAAGCATTTAAGAGTGACTCACTCGGGACCTTTAAAGTGTCAGGTGGAACTGCAGCAAACTTCTCGATTGACGCCAAGACTGGAAAGTTGACAAGCACTACAGCAATGGCAGCAAATACTTATACCTTTAATGTTGTATATACACCTCGTACGGGCTCGGCCCACACAGAGCAAATATCACTAATAGCTAGTGCTGCGAGTGAAGCCACGCTTGCGGATATTAAAGTTGAGACCACGGCAAATGCTACACATGCGATTGAGAGTTTGGATAAGGCACTAGAAGAAGTTTCTACTGCACAGGCGAAGCTTGGTGCGATCCAGAACAGGCTTTCGCACAACATTGATAACTTATCAAAGAGCTCAATGCTGACTGAGCAGTCAGTGGGACGTATTATTGATGCTGACTTTGCAACAGAAACATCTGAACTCTCAAAGCAGCAGATCTTGGCGCAAGCGGCGACGTCAATGCTGGCTCAGGCCAACCAATCTAAACAATCGGTGCTAGCACTGCTTCAGTAA
- a CDS encoding flagellin, with protein MTMINTNVGALLARTYASRAAEKMQTSMERLSSGKRINSAADDAAGLAVANKMESQLSGIKMAIRNSQDGVSLVQTADGAFAEISKLVRRMRELAVQMQNGIYTAKDRSNAQMEIRALLSEINKITENTQYNKVNLLDGSYDQTVRAGNSNAETIRLSIGSSATSSTAKIENFAVEKAVGHTSASPSRAKTQNELEVFEAKSVQIDTSVWSDAFKTFFNQDSLGTFGKTTTDATKSADNADFNLDTKTGKLTSTAAIVSGTGGSASSPVDTPGGAVNDGLFRIEVTYTKRDLTTHVEQLEISVKNKIETSLDDISVETTANAGRAIETLDKALEEVSTAQAKLGAVQNRLSHNIDNLSKGSMLTEQSVGRIIDADFAAETAELSKQKILSQAATSMLAQANVSKQGVIALLR; from the coding sequence ATGACAATGATTAACACGAACGTAGGTGCCTTATTAGCGCGCACCTACGCGTCTAGAGCTGCCGAAAAAATGCAGACTTCTATGGAGCGCTTGTCATCAGGCAAGCGCATCAACAGTGCGGCAGATGATGCCGCTGGTTTGGCGGTTGCCAATAAAATGGAAAGTCAATTGAGTGGTATAAAAATGGCCATTCGTAACTCACAAGATGGCGTTTCTCTTGTTCAAACTGCAGATGGTGCATTTGCAGAAATAAGTAAATTAGTTCGCCGGATGCGTGAGCTGGCAGTCCAAATGCAAAACGGAATATACACGGCCAAGGATCGAAGTAATGCGCAAATGGAAATTAGAGCTCTTCTTTCTGAAATCAACAAGATAACGGAAAACACCCAGTACAACAAAGTTAACCTTCTTGATGGCAGTTATGACCAAACTGTGAGAGCGGGAAATTCAAATGCAGAAACAATTAGGTTAAGCATTGGCTCTTCTGCAACATCATCCACTGCAAAAATTGAGAATTTTGCGGTTGAGAAAGCAGTTGGGCATACGAGTGCTTCTCCATCAAGGGCTAAAACACAAAATGAACTAGAAGTCTTTGAAGCTAAGAGTGTTCAAATTGATACAAGTGTTTGGTCAGATGCATTCAAAACGTTTTTTAACCAAGATAGCCTTGGGACTTTTGGTAAAACTACGACGGATGCAACAAAATCAGCTGATAATGCTGATTTCAACCTAGACACAAAGACTGGAAAACTTACCAGTACTGCCGCAATAGTCTCTGGAACTGGCGGTTCAGCTAGTTCGCCCGTTGATACACCAGGTGGTGCAGTCAACGATGGCTTGTTTAGAATTGAGGTCACTTATACCAAAAGAGATTTGACGACTCACGTCGAGCAGCTAGAGATTAGTGTTAAAAACAAAATAGAGACATCCCTCGATGATATAAGTGTTGAGACTACGGCAAATGCAGGCAGAGCAATTGAAACATTAGACAAGGCATTGGAGGAAGTTTCGACAGCACAGGCGAAACTTGGCGCGGTACAAAATAGGCTCAGCCACAACATCGATAACTTGTCCAAAGGGTCAATGCTAACTGAACAATCAGTCGGCCGAATCATCGATGCGGACTTTGCTGCGGAAACAGCAGAGCTGTCAAAGCAAAAGATTTTGTCGCAAGCGGCGACATCAATGCTGGCTCAGGCGAATGTATCAAAACAGGGGGTCATAGCTTTATTAAGGTAA